taatgacactaattttttaaataaaatattattttttaatatttttatgttaaaaaatatgGAAATGGTGTTTGGGTGCCAATGGAGTGTTGACTCCTTTACCACTAGAGCTGTTTGAGATCGTTTTCATGTTTGAGATATTGACAATTTATTAAACTATATTTATGAGTTGTGTTGAATATATGGATGGTATCTAGTCCATCAATGAAGATCATATCACTtgggaaattattttttagaGATTGGATCGAATCGAAAATACCCTATTTAATCCTTTAGATCGTGAATATTGGATTGAGTCGAAACACTAATTGCTTGGCTATCAAGAGTCAATCTTTACCTTgtacttattattttattgtattcaacatattttattgttgtttaaTAGGGATTGATATAGATCATCTTATGTTAGCAAGTCTTAGAATATTCTATATAATGAAAAACTTGTATAGGTTATTGTACTCAGAGAACTAAACACTTAATTTCAAACctcaaaataaacatgcacattaattatgagtattcacgtttcaagcatatatttttaCATCTTTTAATTGTTTAAAGCTCATATCTCcccataatcattttaataggcaattatgccaatctttcctttttctcatatccaataaatcacaatttgtgtgaataaaacatgctatatcataacACAATTTAGTCCGAAAGCCAATTACACGATTGTCGATCGAAATTTACCATGTATTTcttacatcacaagtatagaccaTTAATTCACAAGGCTTTCACAAAAACATTCTAATGGAAACCTTGAACTTCCAATATGATGAAGTCAATGCTTAAAAActttatgtacatacttgtacacTTTCGTAATACTTACCTGCtctttctcatctttgacatactcgttaaattacccgttgaaccacttggaatactaaaggatactcaggaatctcaTACACACAGTACCGTACCAAtgtcatatctcagatatggtcttacatgtaatctcgtatcaatgccaatagcccaattatggtcttacacgaagtctcatatcgatgtcatatctcagatatggtcttacatgtaatctcagtaaccctaatgtcatgacatttgtatcctatctattcctaaggttcaaccgggactttcgcTGTATTGAATCTCTATCGGTCGTTTCCGTAGTATCGTACtcaatagcattcacatttcatttcaataatatagaatttaccacaattatatcaattaagcattttatacatatataatttaattcttattaaacatacgaacttacctcgacataaaaatggcgaaaaggaCCTAATCGTTAAATACTCGTTTTCCCCTGGTCTAATTTTGAACCTTGTttttctcgatctataatatcacatttaacttatttaatcattatactattcaaatcagcccaaaatcatattatggcaaaaattacatttttgcccctaaagtttgacatttttacattttaatccctaggctcgtaaaatgaaatgtacttaatttcttcaatacccatgcctagtcgaaccttatacatgcttatagcaacctatatttttattttgttcgcaTTTTAACACCAActttataactttttacaaataagtcctttttaggtattttcatcgaaaatcacttagcaaaagtcatttatcatacaccaaacatacattttctaccattagacatcaaaatacacaaatatccatgttacaatgatttcaaaaacataaaaatcattaaaaacagggctagaacggacttgcaatcgagcttagaagcttgaaaaaccctagacgtGGTTTCTTCTTAGTACATTTAACCATGGGTGAGCAAAAATTGGcctttaatttggctttttaattcatttaattaccaaattactaaaatacccttaataaaaaactttggaaacatacctaaccatatCCATTTTGTCCAccaatttaaccaatggtctaattactatttaagggcctccaatttaaaatttcataccaattagacacctctagcttctagaacacacattttgcacttattacaatttagtctttttgactaaattgagtgctcaaacatcaaattttttgaatgaaattttcacgaaatcattccataaaattgtagaccataaaaataaatttttctacatcgaatttgtggtcccaaaaccactgttccgactagacccaaaatcgggttgttacaatatatgctttttttgacacaatgcttaGAACTATCCATAATTCCTCGCAACCCATAAAAGGATAATGCACTTTAGCGCACTTGAACTCACATCCTCCTATATTGGCAACAATACACATGCCAATCAAGCTATAACTCAATTGataattaattgattatttttaaaaaaattaaataatatataaatattataagtgataagttaaaataacataactgaaaaataatatatatacacagtCAGTTTTCTCTATAACAACCACCCACTATAATAACATTTTACTATAACAACCGAGTTTCTAGTAGAACtgatttcttatattttattttaaccctcTATTAACAGTTTTTTAACTTATAACAACAATATCCATAGTTATGATGtacattctttattaaattatttttctataattttaaaaatttaagtgaaattatagctaTTTCATATAAACAAGCTTATAATAAAAATGATcttaattaaaatagttaattttcacatgaaaaattctattaatcatattttattaaatgaaaataattttcaataagAGGTATTAAAGATATAAATTCAATAAACTATTAAGTTCCCTAATTAAAATTCCTACTATGAATTCAGAGcatcataaacttataaattgattacttgaatttaataactcgtgataaattaattaatttaatttgataactcatATTGATTAATTGTGCTTGTTAGATTTATGaactttataattaatcatgtgaaacaatgtaaaataaaatatgcataaaaacaataatataaaCGCCTAAATAcgccttttaattttgttgatttgattctcactttatttcttttttttaacataattctcaattttttttatttgatagaaattcaCGATATAAATTCTATTGTAGACTTACAACAATTATCTCTATATAACAACATGTTATAAGCGTATAACATCTACCACTCTATAACAGGCAAAATCTTAACAAGCAAATAAGACAAAttctttataataattttttttattttcttccataaaaaatttatgcaaaatttcaaaatttatttaaccCATTTAAATTCTacttaagattttaaattttatttatttaatttttaaaaaaaataataaataccaTCAATTAAGTAAGTTGTTCACGTCAATTTTAAGTCTTAgaccttataatatatattatctaattttataaaagaaattatattagggttgaaatttatataaaagcttgacattttctttctttaggGAATATTCTCTTTAAGCACTCAAATCGATTcgtaaataaaatacatatatttttgttcaattttgggttcacataaaataaaataaaatttagacatttattttaatttataatctaaCTTTAGAACTCAGTTTTCCTTAAAATACAATTTGTTTTATCATTATATCCAAAAtttattgtaataaaaaaaacaaaaagctgGCAAATCATGCACCCTGGCGCAAGTTAGCAAAGTTAATATAGTTAGACGGTCGGGTCATCGGTCTGGTTCAACAACttgtttaaaaagtaaaaaaatttgagtaaaaatataaatttagaaaattttatataaaaaattttaatactagtGAATTGATTTAAActtaagttttaatatttttatttgagttaaatttagataaaattttaattcatttttaaagtCGAGATAAACCCAAACCAATTAaatcaacctaaaattttattaagagcCGACTCGGATTTTTCCCGGATAATCCCTCAAGATAAATACAAGAGTCTGCAAAGAATAGCATGACTCGTCATCATCTTCGAGTCGGCGCATGTTAGCACATGAACCGGAAATTTTTCGTATTGCCCAAAGAATTGTGATTATCGTCAGCAATCGTTGATCGATCTGGTTTTCCCCGTATCCAATTTCATCGAATCCCTTCGCTCCTTCTCGCAAATCAATAATCGGTAAGCTCTCTTCAGCTTAGTTTCAAATCCAATGACTCcgatcttttttttattatttttcttaatgttTCTGATATGATGATATACATCTGTTTATCTTTTCGATTTTGTTTAGGTTGATTATTTATTATcttacaataattttatttttttataatgaaaaatacggaaaaaattttctttgattgttGAAAGCTAGAATCCGAAAAGTTTTGGAGAATTGTAGATTTAATTACTGTTGGATGATATAAATCAGTTATTAGTTGAATTCTTTTTATACATCTAATCTGATCATAATTTTAATTTACTGAATTTTATCTGCAAATCCAAGACTGACCATTTGTAAAAAAGTGAGAAATAGAGATAGAGGTAAAAAGACATCTCTTGtccttttcaatttcaaaattgagcaaatttgttattatatcaatcaaaatcatgtacAATTGATGGAAAACATTGGTGTGATTAATTATacttagttgctcactttcaaaattgactGATTAAATTGCTTTGATTTCGTTGGGATGGACTAATTTGCTCAATTTCGAAATTGAGAGGAGTGGAGAGGTCTTTTTTACCTAGAGATAGAGCTATGGCATaacaaaataaattatcttaattgCATTTTTTTCTCCTAGAGCAATATGTATGTGGAGAAGAGATCGAGAAACATAGCAGATAAAAGCGAAATGAGAAAAACTCCTTCACTGGTGGACCTTTGTGTTAGAACAGTGATAGATAATGTAAGGTACCTTGGAGATGTTGGTGAGACAGATTCACATCTTCTTGAACGTATTCTACCGCATTGTACAGTTGATCAATTATTGCATGTGGAAACGAGTACAAAGGTGAGTTGACTTGCATTGTTTATGCCGCAATTAGATGTTTTTCCTTCaatttctatatatatttaattggGACTGATTAATTGATGTAGGGAAGGGATCTTAGTTCAGTAACTGATAAACTATGGAAGAATTTCTATGAGCTGCAGTTTGGCCGCGAGAGTATGAAAATAGTAATTGAGAGGATGAAGCTAAAGAAAGTATCGTTTAGATGGAGACAGTTGTATGAGGTAATCTTTTAACTTACTTAATAGCTAGGCTGTTGGTGAAATGCGTAGGAACCAGCAATATGCCTTTAATTAAATATCAGCACTGTTATAATACCAACTTCCCCACTAAAGTTCAATGATTTGTTGTATTAGGCAAAATTGAAGGATGTTCAGGAGGCCGAGAACAAAGCAATTGACCGGCTTAAACAATTATACAAGAAAGAAGATGCTCGTATGCTCCTTGTTCTTtgattatttcttcttcttctttttttttgaacattaatctcattataggttctcatcatatctactctttttgatacaatactAGAACTAAccatagcccctccccaaccGCTTTAACGCACTCAAACCCGCGTCATCCTGCACTGGCAACAATGCCgatgccaatcgagctaagactcaatcagctTGTTTTTTGAATTCTTAATAACAATATAACCCATTGTTTTGACAAGTAGCTTGATCTTGTTACATGTGTGCTTCTATCTCTTAGACTCTTGTATTACTGGTTTGATCTGCATTTAGTGGTCATAACTTGTGCAATAGTCCCCAAGCTTTGCAAAAAAATAAAGGCAACTTTCTTCAGAAAGTGCTGAAAATTGGAACTATTTCTTGAATACTGTTCACAAGAACCTGTATTGGCCCAAACTTGCACTGAGACATGGCTTTAATTGTTTGCCTACATACTTAAAGTAATAGTGAGAAGTGGCCTTTAATTGATGAATAAGATCATGGATTTAAAACAAAGATGTGTGGAGCATTTAAAAGAACCTTTCATGTCAATACATTAATAGAATGAGTTTGTTGCAAGCAAGATCTTGCTATGTGTGTATCTGTGTGTTCCAACTTCTAACACACTCTGCTTTTTGGTTGTCAGAATTCTTACCTTGATTTCAATTTGATTAGGAAAACAAAGTCGGCAGGTTCAGCTTTGCACAAAGGTTCCACCTTCAAGCAAAAGAAGCTTTTTTGCTGGTAACATTCTTTGTTCCTCTAATGCTTGTTTGATCTAATTTATTGGTTTACTATTGGAAAATATGCGAATTTGATCTTTGTGGCTGTTAATAAAAAGGGTCTTGTGTGATCTGTTggttttatttgtaaaaatgttatctAGGAAGTGGACCTGGTTACAATATGTCCAATGTCAAGAGCAACATAATGAAGAAAGCGAAGATAGATCTTATGAAGAGgtaatcttcttcttcttcctctattAAAAACTGTGTAGAAAAGGAAAAAGAGCACTGCAAATTTGTTGAATATTAGGAAAAGCATGCTAGCTCCTCCAAAAACTGGTAAAAGTAAGAACCCTTAGTTTACAAGGGCATGTTGCGTAGCCTCTTAGAATTTGAGTGGCAATAATACCGTAGCAGCTAAAATAGGAGTTGGAATCCATTAAAATGccttgaatttattatttatcactGCGATAGTGTCATTCTTGAAGTTTTTCCTAATTTTTTCTCCCTCAGACTGTTACCTTTTCCAGTTTATAGGTGAGTGCCTTATAAATAAGGTATAGCTTTTGAGACAACTGAATGCAGTCTACAATTTCTTATTGTAGAATTCAAATTTtaacgtcgatatgcttggttgcTTTAAAGGAAATTTGCTAGTAAAGGAATCGAATTGCATTTTACCcctatatttaaaaaatagataaattaatccttgaacattagatcaaagagcaaaccagtctttctattaaaaatttcagtcATTTCTATCGTTAAAAATTGATCATTGTACATAAcatgaggtacacgtggcacTGTTTGGTTATATTGTCTGTcacatcaatttttaacaatacaaattaattcaatttttaatagaaatgactaaTTTGTTCTTTGATTTACAATATTGGaattaatttgcccattttttagtagaagaggcaaaatgcaatttgacttcaAGTAGagtctccatggtacttttaccgaaATTTGCTCTATTGTAGTTAAAAAACCATGTAAATACTGACAATCAGTCCTAAGATTATGAACTTGTATAATGGcctaagtttataagaaaatggCTCTACACCTACAATAAAATTGGCATCAAGACTCCACTTCATCCAGGTGGATATTTGAAGGAATTGATTGTTTATTTTCTTCTATCTTTAAACAGCCAGGAAGTGAAAAATCTCGCAGCCATGAAGAAAAAAGCAGTTCAAAGTCATCATAGGTAATATCTTTAGGTgtatattattcaattttacaTCGAACAGCCATTGATTGATATGAATTGATTGCTCATCATATTGGCTTCTTGAAACGCAGTGGTACCACCATAACAAAGTCGAGTGGATTTTGCGGAAAG
This window of the Gossypium hirsutum isolate 1008001.06 chromosome A09, Gossypium_hirsutum_v2.1, whole genome shotgun sequence genome carries:
- the LOC107888510 gene encoding transcription elongation factor B polypeptide 3 yields the protein MYVEKRSRNIADKSEMRKTPSLVDLCVRTVIDNVRYLGDVGETDSHLLERILPHCTVDQLLHVETSTKGRDLSSVTDKLWKNFYELQFGRESMKIVIERMKLKKVSFRWRQLYEAKLKDVQEAENKAIDRLKQLYKKEDARKQSRQVQLCTKVPPSSKRSFFAGSGPGYNMSNVKSNIMKKAKIDLMKSQEVKNLAAMKKKAVQSHHSGTTITKSSGFCGKNSASTSKHSKPLERRF